From the genome of bacterium:
GCTGGCCGGAGCCCTTGCGAAAACGCAGTCTGAAGAGCCCGTCGGTCAATTCCTCCGCGGCCTTCAAAAGATCTGCGACCGACTTCTCCCTCACCTCACTTGGCTTCACGGTATACCTCCCGCACGACGATCTTAGTCTTGAGAGGAAGCTTGTGCGACGCCAACCTCAGCGACTCGCACGCTATGTCGGCGGAGACGCCCTTTATCTCGTAGAGCATCCTGCCGCGCTTGATCGGGGCGACCCATTCCTCCGGCGACCCCTTTCCCTTGCCCATCCTGGTCTCCGCCGGTTTCTTGGTGATCGGCTTGTCGGGGAAGATCCTCACCCAGAGCTTGCCGCCGCGCTTCGTGGCGCGGCTCATGGCCATGCGCGCGGCCTCTATTTGCCTCGACGTGACCCACCCGTGCGACAATGCCTGGAGGCCGTAGTCTCCGAACGAGAGATTGCAGCCCCTCCAAGCGACGCCGCGGAGCCTGCCCTTCTGCTGCTTCCTGTATTTTGTCTTCGCTGGCTGTAGCATCGTTCCTCGCTCCCTCTACCGAGCCTGACCCGGCAGCGCCGGCTGATTCTTCTCGGGGAGTATCTCTCCCTTGTAGACCCAGGCCTTGACTCCGATGATTCCAAAGGTCGTCCTCGCCTCTGAAAAACCGTATTCCACGTCAGCGCGCAGCGTGTGCAGAGGCACCCTGCCCTCGCGATACCACTCACACCTGGCGATCTCCGCGCCGCCGAGCCTGCCGGCGCACTGTATCTTGATGCCTTCGGCGCCGAGCTTCATCGCCGAAACAACCGCTTTCTTCATCGCACGGCGGAACGCAATGCGTCTGAGGAGCTGCTGCGCCACGTTCTCCGCTA
Proteins encoded in this window:
- the rpmC gene encoding 50S ribosomal protein L29, whose product is MKPSEVREKSVADLLKAAEELTDGLFRLRFRKGSGQLKETANIRKTRRDLARVKTVIRERELEARSKGGA
- the rplP gene encoding 50S ribosomal protein L16, which codes for MLQPAKTKYRKQQKGRLRGVAWRGCNLSFGDYGLQALSHGWVTSRQIEAARMAMSRATKRGGKLWVRIFPDKPITKKPAETRMGKGKGSPEEWVAPIKRGRMLYEIKGVSADIACESLRLASHKLPLKTKIVVREVYREAK